The following are encoded together in the Monodelphis domestica isolate mMonDom1 chromosome 5, mMonDom1.pri, whole genome shotgun sequence genome:
- the EAF1 gene encoding ELL-associated factor 1: MNGTANPLLDREEHGLKLGESFEKRPKSSFHTIRYDFKPASIDTSCEGELQVGKGDEVTITLPHIPGSTPPMTVFKGNKRPYQKDCVLIINHDTGEYVLEKLSSSIQVKKTRAEGSSKIQARMEQPPSRAPPPPVPFRAPMKPPIGPKTSPVKDNPSPEPQLDDIKRELRAEVEIIEQMSSSSGSSSSDSESSSGSDDDSSSSGGEEPAARASPSQPPHQQFSHRNPMANGTSRPSGNHQLMNTLRNDLQLSESGSDSDD, translated from the exons ATGAACGGCACCGCGAACCCGCTGCTGGACCGCGAGGAGCACGGCCTGAAGCTCGGCGAGAGCTTCGAGAAGAGGCCGAAGTCGTCCTTCCACACCATCCGCT ATGATTTTAAGCCAGCATCTATAGATACTTCATGTGAAGGAGAACTCCAAGTTGGCAAGGGAGATGAAGTCACAATTACACTTCCACATATTCCT GGATCAACACCTCCAATGACTGTGTTCAAAGGAAACAAAAGGCCCTATCAGAAAGACTGTGTTCTCATCATTAATCATGATACTGGGGAATATGTATTGGAAAAGCTCAGTAGCAGCATTCAGGTCAAGAAAACAAG AGCTGAAGGAAGCAGCAAAATCCAGGCCCGAATGGAGCAGCCCCCTTCTCGAGCACCACCACCTCCTGTGCCATTCAGAGCCCCAATGAAACCACCAATTGGACCAAAAACATCCCCTGTGAAAGATAATCCTTCACCTGAACCTCAATTGGATGACATTAAAAGAG AGCTAAGAGCAGAGGTTGAAATCATTGAGCAGATGAGCAGCAGCAGCGGGAGCAGCTCCTCAGATTCTGAGAGCTCTTCAGGCAGTGACGATGATAGCTCCAGCAGTGGAGGAGAAGAGCCAGCTGCCCGCGCCTCACCCTCCCAGCCTCCTCACCAGCAGTTCAGTCACAGGAACCCCATGGCCAATGGCACCAGCCGGCCCTCTGGAAATCACCAGCTGATGAACACCCTTC GAAATGACTTACAATTGAGTGAATCTGGCAGTGACAGTGATGACTAG